A portion of the Streptococcus urinalis 2285-97 genome contains these proteins:
- the pknB gene encoding Stk1 family PASTA domain-containing Ser/Thr kinase, which produces MIQIGKLFAGRYRILKSIGRGGMADVYLANDLILDNEEVAIKVLRTNYQTDQVAVARFQREARAMAELNHPNIVAIRDIGEEDGQQFLVMEYVDGADLKKYIQDHAPLSNTEVVRIMEEVLSAMNLAHQKGIVHRDLKPQNILLTKNGTVKVTDFGIAVAFAETSLTQTNSMLGSVHYLSPEQARGSKATVQSDIYAMGIMLFEMLTGHIPYDGDSAVTIALQHFQKPLPSILEENSNVPQALENVVIKATAKKLADRYSSTFEMSRDLMTALSYNRSREKKLVFQDSENTKPLPKVVPVPSQNNPDQLLKKQKGAQEEQAIKEDTLATPVNKPKKRKKRFIGTFFKVLFALFTVGVALFAFLVLTKPSIATVPNVQGLSLNSAKSKITSAGLKVGSIKEVESSKISEGYVVKTNPSIGSKTHEGNKINLYVSVGNSSFEMPDYTGKDYNQAVSDLVDQYGVKKSKIKIKKVATTDYDEGTVISQSPSKGDKFNPNGSSKITLTVAISDTATMPALTDMTYSDAVDTLTSLGISSSRIKVYTPSSSSQKGYVEVSSPSPSAVISSQTPYYGTAISTTENTEISLYLYSDNTSASQSSSSQETSSTSSSSQSSTSTSSSTTSETSESTSSNEQP; this is translated from the coding sequence ATCGTATTCTAAAATCTATCGGACGTGGTGGTATGGCGGATGTATATCTGGCCAATGACTTGATATTAGATAATGAAGAAGTTGCGATTAAAGTGCTTCGAACCAATTATCAAACAGATCAAGTTGCAGTTGCTCGCTTCCAGCGTGAAGCTAGAGCCATGGCAGAATTGAATCATCCTAATATTGTTGCAATCCGTGACATTGGTGAAGAAGACGGTCAGCAATTTCTAGTAATGGAATATGTTGATGGTGCTGATTTGAAAAAATATATTCAAGATCATGCACCACTATCTAATACGGAAGTTGTTAGAATCATGGAAGAAGTTCTCTCGGCCATGAATCTAGCACATCAAAAGGGAATAGTTCATCGAGATTTAAAACCTCAAAATATTTTACTTACGAAAAATGGAACAGTAAAAGTAACAGACTTTGGGATTGCAGTTGCATTTGCTGAAACAAGTCTAACACAAACTAATTCTATGTTAGGTAGTGTACACTATCTATCGCCAGAGCAAGCTAGAGGATCTAAAGCAACAGTTCAAAGTGACATATATGCAATGGGTATAATGCTCTTTGAAATGTTGACAGGTCATATACCTTACGATGGGGACAGTGCTGTAACTATAGCTTTACAACATTTTCAGAAACCACTCCCATCAATTCTAGAAGAAAATAGTAATGTCCCACAAGCTCTTGAAAATGTCGTTATTAAAGCTACAGCAAAGAAGTTGGCAGATCGTTATTCATCGACTTTTGAAATGAGTCGAGATTTAATGACAGCATTAAGTTATAATCGTAGTCGTGAGAAAAAACTTGTTTTTCAAGATTCTGAGAATACTAAACCACTTCCAAAAGTTGTTCCTGTACCAAGTCAGAACAATCCTGATCAATTATTGAAAAAGCAAAAGGGTGCTCAAGAAGAACAAGCTATAAAAGAAGACACGCTAGCTACACCAGTTAATAAACCTAAGAAGCGTAAGAAAAGATTCATAGGAACTTTCTTTAAAGTATTATTTGCCTTATTTACGGTTGGTGTTGCCTTATTTGCCTTTTTAGTATTAACAAAACCTTCAATTGCGACAGTACCAAATGTACAAGGCCTTAGTTTAAATTCTGCCAAGTCAAAAATTACTTCTGCAGGATTAAAAGTTGGTAGCATTAAAGAAGTTGAAAGTAGCAAAATTTCTGAAGGTTATGTGGTCAAAACTAATCCAAGTATTGGTTCTAAAACTCATGAAGGCAATAAAATCAACCTTTATGTTTCAGTAGGGAATTCTAGTTTTGAAATGCCTGATTATACTGGAAAAGATTACAATCAGGCAGTATCTGATTTAGTTGATCAATATGGTGTGAAGAAATCAAAAATTAAAATTAAAAAAGTGGCTACAACTGATTATGATGAAGGAACTGTGATAAGTCAATCACCATCCAAAGGAGACAAATTTAATCCTAATGGTAGTTCAAAAATCACCTTAACAGTAGCTATCAGTGATACCGCAACGATGCCTGCATTGACTGATATGACCTATTCTGATGCTGTTGACACATTAACAAGTCTAGGAATTTCATCTTCTAGAATTAAAGTGTACACTCCAAGTTCAAGTTCTCAAAAGGGTTATGTTGAAGTAAGTTCACCTTCACCTTCAGCTGTTATTAGTAGTCAAACACCTTATTATGGTACAGCTATCAGTACAACTGAAAATACGGAAATTAGTTTATATTTATATTCTGATAATACTTCAGCAAGTCAATCATCAAGTAGTCAAGAAACGAGTTCAACAAGTAGTAGTTCACAATCGTCAACTAGCACATCTAGTTCAACAACAAGTGAAACTTCAGAATCTACTAGTTCAAATGAACAACCTTAA
- the liaF gene encoding cell wall-active antibiotics response protein LiaF, which produces MKKFQFFLLVEIILLALGIMTILSNDVSSFILILVLLLLALRFYNQDSRNNFLLTIGLLLLFLIIMLNPYIVAAVLLGIVYIVLNHFSQVKKKNRFALIKFKESELNVQPIRHQWLGASIYQSDYYAFDDINIIRFSGNDQIDLTKVIVTGKENNIIIRKIYGKTQIDVPIDVEVKLEVSSVYGSVRFFDYDEYDLRNESLKLWSNQYEKSQRNVKIILNVLAGDVEVTRR; this is translated from the coding sequence ATGAAAAAATTTCAGTTTTTTTTACTTGTTGAAATTATCTTATTGGCTTTAGGCATTATGACAATCTTGTCAAATGATGTTTCAAGTTTTATTTTGATACTTGTCTTATTACTTTTGGCATTACGATTTTACAATCAAGATAGTCGGAATAATTTTTTACTAACAATAGGGTTATTATTATTATTTTTAATTATAATGTTAAACCCTTATATTGTCGCAGCAGTTTTACTTGGAATTGTCTATATTGTTTTAAATCATTTTTCACAAGTCAAAAAGAAAAATAGATTTGCTTTGATCAAATTTAAAGAGAGTGAACTAAATGTTCAACCAATTCGTCATCAATGGCTTGGAGCTTCAATCTATCAGAGTGATTATTATGCATTTGATGATATAAATATCATCAGATTTAGTGGAAATGATCAGATTGATTTAACGAAGGTGATTGTTACTGGTAAAGAAAATAATATTATAATTCGAAAAATTTATGGAAAGACTCAAATTGACGTTCCAATTGATGTTGAAGTTAAATTAGAGGTTAGTTCAGTCTATGGTAGTGTTAGGTTTTTTGATTATGATGAATATGATTTAAGAAATGAATCACTTAAATTGTGGAGTAACCAATACGAAAAAAGTCAGCGTAATGTTAAGATTATTCTCAATGTTCTTGCTGGTGATGTTGAGGTGACAAGACGATGA
- a CDS encoding sensor histidine kinase, protein MKKRYYFLIWLYSAVTILSITYIIMDNFNIHIRTVFSNWQLFIQFFFSIIFLILSVTVLLLLLWVVLDDNSKRMINQNLRRIVNNQAIVEDYSNEINTNLARLSKKMSHLTQKLQRTENTYIQNNQEIVKQERKRIARDLHDTVSQELFASSMILSGLSMSLENLDQKELQNQILTVEKMLQNTQNDLRILLLHLRPTELDQRSLSEGLELILKELTDKSNICVTYQNNSQRIPKPIEDNLFRIAQEFISNTLKHADASQLEVYIQQTKNELQLKMIDNGKGFDMDKVQDLSYGLKNIEDRVDDMAGTVDFLSQIGKGVVMTVRLPLIKGENDDNNKSSID, encoded by the coding sequence ATGAAAAAAAGATATTATTTTTTAATTTGGCTTTACTCAGCAGTGACCATTTTATCGATTACATATATTATTATGGATAATTTTAATATCCATATCAGAACTGTCTTCTCAAATTGGCAGTTATTCATTCAGTTTTTCTTTTCAATTATCTTTTTGATTTTATCTGTAACAGTTTTATTGTTACTACTTTGGGTTGTCTTAGATGACAATAGTAAGCGGATGATAAATCAAAATTTAAGAAGGATTGTAAATAATCAAGCTATTGTAGAAGACTATTCTAATGAGATTAATACCAATTTGGCACGCCTTTCAAAAAAAATGAGTCATCTCACTCAAAAATTACAACGTACTGAAAATACATATATTCAAAATAATCAAGAAATTGTTAAACAAGAAAGAAAAAGGATAGCGCGTGACCTTCATGACACTGTTAGTCAAGAATTATTTGCTTCGTCAATGATTTTATCTGGCTTATCAATGAGTCTTGAAAATCTTGATCAAAAAGAGTTGCAAAATCAAATCTTAACGGTTGAAAAAATGTTACAAAATACTCAAAACGATTTGAGAATTTTACTACTTCATTTGAGACCTACAGAACTTGATCAACGAAGTTTATCTGAAGGATTGGAACTCATTTTAAAAGAGCTTACAGACAAAAGTAATATTTGTGTTACCTATCAAAATAATAGTCAAAGAATTCCAAAACCAATCGAAGATAACTTATTTAGAATTGCCCAAGAATTTATTAGTAATACTTTGAAACATGCTGACGCAAGTCAATTAGAGGTTTACATTCAACAAACAAAGAATGAACTACAGCTGAAAATGATAGATAATGGTAAAGGATTTGATATGGATAAAGTCCAAGATCTAAGCTATGGACTTAAGAATATTGAAGATAGGGTTGATGATATGGCAGGTACAGTTGACTTTTTAAGCCAAATAGGTAAAGGAGTTGTAATGACTGTTAGATTGCCATTGATTAAAGGAGAAAATGATGACAACAATAAAAGTAGTATTGATTGA
- a CDS encoding response regulator transcription factor, protein MTTIKVVLIDDHEMVRMGLKSFLNMQSDIEVIAEGVNGNDGIKLGLELKPDVIVMDLVMPEVDGVEATLSILKEWSEAKILVLTSYLDNEKIYPVIEAGVKGYMLKTSSAAEILNAIRKVANRQEAIETEVDKKIKNHQDNPELHEELTAREYDILYLLAKGFDNQTIADELYISLKTVKTHVSNILAKLQVDDRTQAVVYAFRHHLVPQDDN, encoded by the coding sequence ATGACAACAATAAAAGTAGTATTGATTGACGATCATGAGATGGTTAGAATGGGACTAAAAAGCTTTCTTAATATGCAATCAGATATAGAAGTCATTGCTGAAGGTGTGAACGGTAATGATGGCATCAAACTAGGGTTAGAGTTGAAACCAGATGTTATCGTTATGGATTTAGTTATGCCAGAAGTAGATGGTGTGGAGGCAACCTTAAGTATTCTAAAAGAATGGTCAGAAGCAAAAATCTTAGTTCTTACATCTTACTTAGATAATGAAAAAATTTACCCTGTCATTGAAGCGGGAGTCAAAGGTTACATGTTAAAAACATCTAGTGCTGCAGAAATCTTAAATGCTATTAGAAAAGTAGCCAATAGACAAGAAGCTATTGAGACAGAAGTTGATAAAAAAATCAAGAACCATCAAGATAATCCAGAATTACATGAAGAATTAACAGCCAGAGAATATGATATATTATATTTATTAGCTAAAGGATTTGATAATCAAACCATTGCTGATGAGTTATATATTTCCTTAAAAACGGTTAAAACACATGTTTCAAATATTTTAGCAAAATTACAAGTTGATGACCGAACTCAAGCAGTTGTTTATGCCTTTAGACATCATTTAGTCCCACAAGATGACAATTAA
- a CDS encoding Cof-type HAD-IIB family hydrolase gives MDAKTKYKAKKIKIVFFDIDDTLRVKDTGYMPETIKTVFKDLKSKGILTGIASGRALYGVVPEIIDLEPDYFVTINGSYVVNHQKEEIVNQPIRKEVAQAFVDWCQYIGIEYGFAGKDKPVVSARIPLIDEAMVPVYGICDVEPDFYLTNDVYHMWTFAENNADLVLPEHLSREVRLVPWHQHSSDVVKSGISKASGVGQVLEKEGMTPENAMMFGDGSNDMEIFDFVGLKVAMGNAVSEIKEKADYVTDNVEGNGIYNALVELGMVNKELHFPQLNLETFEAPTAKIKTNLGDMSIKLFPEHAPKTVANFLGLAKEGYYDGIIFHRIIPEFMIQGGDPTGTGMGGQSIYGDSFEDEFSEELYNLRGALSMANAGPNTNGSQFFIVQNTKLPYSKKELERGGWPADIAQVYSENGGTPHLDRRHTVFGQLVDEASFETLDKIASVKTGAQDKPVEDVVITTIEVSE, from the coding sequence ATGGACGCAAAAACAAAATATAAAGCAAAAAAAATTAAAATTGTCTTTTTTGATATAGATGATACATTAAGAGTAAAAGACACTGGTTATATGCCAGAAACCATCAAAACGGTCTTTAAAGATTTAAAATCTAAAGGTATTCTTACTGGAATTGCGTCAGGACGGGCCTTATATGGTGTTGTACCAGAAATTATTGATTTAGAACCAGATTATTTTGTCACTATTAATGGCTCTTATGTTGTCAATCATCAAAAAGAAGAAATTGTCAATCAACCTATCCGCAAAGAAGTTGCACAAGCTTTTGTAGATTGGTGTCAATATATTGGCATTGAATATGGCTTTGCTGGTAAAGACAAACCAGTGGTATCTGCCAGGATTCCACTAATTGATGAAGCCATGGTTCCAGTTTATGGTATTTGTGATGTCGAACCAGATTTTTATTTAACAAATGACGTTTATCATATGTGGACATTTGCTGAAAATAATGCTGACTTGGTGTTACCAGAACATTTATCTAGAGAAGTTAGATTAGTTCCTTGGCATCAACATTCTTCTGATGTTGTAAAAAGTGGTATTTCAAAAGCTTCAGGTGTAGGGCAAGTTTTAGAAAAAGAAGGTATGACTCCTGAAAATGCCATGATGTTTGGTGATGGCTCAAATGATATGGAAATTTTCGATTTTGTTGGCTTGAAAGTAGCTATGGGAAATGCCGTTTCTGAAATTAAAGAAAAAGCAGATTACGTAACAGATAATGTAGAAGGGAATGGCATTTATAATGCCCTTGTTGAACTAGGTATGGTAAATAAAGAATTACATTTTCCACAATTAAATTTGGAAACATTTGAAGCTCCAACTGCAAAAATTAAAACAAACTTAGGAGATATGAGTATTAAGCTCTTTCCAGAACATGCTCCAAAAACTGTTGCCAACTTTTTAGGTTTGGCTAAAGAAGGTTATTATGATGGCATTATCTTCCATAGAATTATTCCAGAATTTATGATTCAAGGTGGTGATCCCACTGGAACTGGTATGGGTGGACAATCTATTTATGGAGATAGTTTTGAAGATGAATTCTCAGAAGAATTGTATAATTTAAGAGGTGCCCTCTCAATGGCAAATGCTGGGCCAAATACAAATGGAAGCCAATTCTTTATTGTTCAAAATACGAAACTCCCATACTCTAAAAAAGAGTTAGAACGTGGAGGGTGGCCAGCAGATATAGCACAAGTCTATTCTGAAAATGGTGGAACACCACATTTAGATCGTAGACATACAGTATTTGGTCAATTAGTTGATGAAGCTTCTTTTGAAACACTTGATAAAATTGCTTCAGTAAAAACAGGCGCTCAAGATAAACCAGTAGAAGATGTTGTCATCACAACAATTGAGGTTAGTGAGTAA
- a CDS encoding S1 RNA-binding domain-containing protein, whose translation MKIGDKLKGTVTGIKPYGAFVSLENNTTGLIHISEIKTGYIDNISKYLTIGQEVLVQVVDFDEYSQKASLSLRTLEEDKHYLSHRHRFSNSRYKFGFKPLEEHLDDWIDDGITFLQKEKK comes from the coding sequence ATGAAAATAGGGGATAAATTAAAAGGAACTGTCACGGGAATCAAACCATATGGTGCCTTTGTTTCCCTTGAAAATAACACAACTGGCTTAATCCATATCTCTGAAATAAAAACTGGCTATATTGATAACATTTCCAAATATTTAACAATTGGACAAGAAGTATTAGTGCAAGTTGTCGATTTTGATGAATACTCACAAAAAGCTAGTTTGTCTTTGAGAACTTTAGAAGAAGATAAACATTATTTATCACATAGACACCGTTTTTCTAATAGCCGATATAAATTTGGTTTTAAACCATTGGAAGAACACTTAGATGATTGGATAGATGATGGTATTACATTTTTACAAAAAGAGAAAAAATAA
- the cysK gene encoding cysteine synthase A, translating to MIYQNITELVGKTPIVKLNNIVPEGAADVYVKVEAFNPGSSVKDRIALAMIEDAEKEGKIKPGDTIVEPTSGNTGIGLAWVGAAKGYQVIIVMPDTMSVERQKLIKAYGAELILTPGSEGIKAAITKAEEIAKEKNGWVPMQFKNPSNPLIHEKTTGQEILEDFGETGLDAFISGVGTGGTVSGVAHALKKANPSTEIIAVEADESAVLSGDQPGPHKIQGISTGFVPETLDTKAFDSVARVSSDNAFETSRSFGQKEGFLIGISSGAAIYAAIQKAIDLGKGKKVLAILPDNGERYLSTALYQN from the coding sequence ATGATCTATCAAAATATCACTGAATTAGTCGGAAAAACACCAATTGTAAAATTAAATAATATTGTTCCCGAGGGAGCTGCTGATGTCTACGTTAAAGTGGAAGCTTTCAATCCAGGATCTTCTGTAAAAGATCGTATTGCATTAGCAATGATTGAAGACGCGGAAAAAGAAGGAAAAATCAAACCAGGAGATACTATCGTAGAGCCAACTAGTGGTAATACAGGTATTGGTTTAGCATGGGTTGGAGCTGCTAAAGGCTATCAAGTTATTATTGTTATGCCTGATACCATGAGTGTTGAACGCCAAAAATTAATAAAAGCTTATGGAGCAGAGCTTATCCTTACACCTGGCAGTGAAGGCATTAAAGCTGCGATTACAAAAGCTGAAGAAATTGCAAAAGAAAAAAATGGTTGGGTCCCAATGCAGTTTAAAAACCCTTCTAATCCATTAATTCATGAAAAAACAACGGGTCAAGAAATACTTGAAGATTTTGGTGAAACTGGTCTTGATGCATTTATCTCAGGTGTTGGAACTGGTGGAACTGTTTCAGGTGTCGCCCATGCACTTAAAAAAGCAAATCCATCAACTGAAATAATTGCTGTTGAAGCTGATGAATCTGCTGTTTTATCTGGTGATCAACCTGGACCACATAAAATCCAAGGTATTTCAACTGGTTTTGTTCCTGAAACACTAGATACAAAAGCATTTGATAGTGTTGCTCGTGTTTCTTCCGACAATGCATTTGAAACAAGTCGTTCATTTGGCCAAAAAGAAGGTTTCTTAATCGGTATTTCTTCTGGTGCTGCTATTTATGCAGCTATTCAAAAAGCTATTGACCTTGGAAAAGGTAAAAAAGTACTAGCCATTTTACCTGATAATGGAGAACGTTACTTATCTACTGCTTTATATCAGAATTAA
- a CDS encoding YigZ family protein, whose protein sequence is MNTFKTLKENSQSEIEIKKSRFITYIFRINNEEESKIILDKLRKEHYKANHLCSALVVGEKQEIKRSSDDGEPSGTAGLPILSVLEKQNLTNVFVVVVRYFDGTKLGTGGLIRAYSTATSHAIENNSIVEIKELLGIRIVMSYNQYQIYSQFLESEKLSEFDTDFTDHITTSIFCEEDRFENICHHLNDYFNGKIDYKKINSKIVEVPFREKITSD, encoded by the coding sequence ATGAATACTTTTAAAACATTGAAAGAAAATAGTCAAAGTGAAATTGAAATCAAAAAATCTCGATTTATTACTTATATTTTTCGAATTAATAATGAGGAAGAGTCAAAAATAATATTAGATAAACTTCGTAAAGAACATTACAAAGCAAATCACCTTTGTTCTGCTCTCGTAGTTGGTGAGAAGCAAGAGATCAAAAGATCTAGTGACGATGGTGAGCCTAGTGGAACAGCTGGCCTTCCAATATTATCTGTTTTAGAAAAACAAAATCTAACAAATGTATTTGTGGTTGTTGTTCGCTACTTTGATGGTACTAAACTTGGTACTGGAGGTCTGATTAGAGCCTATTCTACAGCTACAAGTCATGCTATCGAGAATAATAGTATTGTTGAAATTAAAGAATTGCTTGGCATAAGAATTGTCATGTCCTATAATCAATATCAAATCTATTCACAATTTTTAGAAAGCGAAAAGTTGAGCGAATTCGATACTGATTTTACTGATCATATTACCACTTCTATTTTTTGTGAAGAAGATAGATTTGAAAATATTTGTCATCACTTAAATGATTATTTTAATGGAAAAATTGATTATAAAAAAATTAACTCAAAAATTGTCGAAGTTCCTTTTAGGGAGAAAATTACATCCGATTAA
- a CDS encoding DEAD/DEAH box helicase produces the protein MEELKNFYGRIILKQDVPMQYLSFSKEIPSFILKQNQYYCQRCNSIPEDNHTLPDGQLYCRECLIFGRNSQNIPLVQFDCPKGIGSDYLVWIGLLTPFQQKISDSLTKLIFEKKKILVHAVTGAGKTEMIYQVVNEFLKIGKWVAIASPRVDVCLELHSRLSKDFSCGITLLHAQSKGYQWNPIIIMTTHQLLKFRNAFDLLIIDEVDAFPYVGNDVLHFATNHAIKEEGCHIFLTATSTKKLEREIQKGRLYKLTLPRRFHGNPLVVPKLFCLNNFKNQLEKGRLPKKLIIDIENQRKTNFPLLCFVPTIVLGEQLKKVLEKLFEKEAIAFVCSQTINRHEIIELFRLKKYSILITSTILERGVTFPGVDVFVLEAHHYLFTKSSLIQIAGRVGRSIERPTGKLNFYHNGKTLALVNAIKDIKQMNRKGEQI, from the coding sequence ATGGAAGAATTAAAGAATTTTTATGGAAGAATTATTTTAAAGCAAGATGTACCAATGCAATATCTATCGTTTTCTAAAGAAATACCGTCGTTTATACTCAAACAAAATCAGTACTATTGTCAAAGGTGTAATAGTATTCCAGAAGATAACCATACCCTTCCTGATGGACAACTCTACTGTCGTGAGTGTCTGATTTTTGGGAGAAATAGTCAAAACATTCCTTTAGTTCAATTTGATTGTCCAAAAGGAATTGGTTCAGACTACCTAGTCTGGATAGGACTTTTAACACCGTTTCAGCAAAAAATTTCGGATAGTCTAACAAAATTAATTTTTGAAAAGAAAAAGATATTAGTACATGCTGTAACCGGAGCTGGAAAAACAGAAATGATTTACCAAGTAGTAAATGAATTTTTAAAAATTGGGAAATGGGTAGCTATTGCAAGTCCTCGAGTTGATGTCTGTTTGGAACTTCATTCAAGGTTATCAAAAGATTTCTCTTGTGGAATTACCTTATTGCATGCTCAGTCTAAAGGCTATCAATGGAACCCCATTATTATTATGACAACTCATCAATTGTTAAAATTTAGAAATGCATTTGATTTATTAATCATTGATGAAGTAGATGCTTTTCCATATGTTGGTAATGATGTCTTACATTTTGCGACTAACCATGCTATCAAAGAAGAGGGATGTCATATTTTTTTGACGGCAACTTCAACAAAAAAATTAGAAAGAGAAATTCAAAAAGGTAGATTATACAAATTGACTTTACCAAGAAGATTTCACGGTAATCCATTAGTGGTACCTAAATTATTTTGCTTAAATAATTTTAAAAATCAATTAGAAAAAGGAAGACTTCCCAAAAAGTTAATTATTGATATTGAGAACCAACGAAAAACAAATTTTCCATTATTATGTTTTGTGCCAACAATTGTATTAGGTGAGCAATTAAAAAAAGTACTTGAAAAATTATTTGAAAAAGAGGCAATTGCATTTGTATGTAGTCAAACTATTAACAGACATGAGATAATCGAATTATTTCGTCTAAAGAAATATTCGATATTGATAACAAGCACCATACTAGAAAGAGGAGTTACTTTTCCAGGCGTTGATGTTTTTGTTTTGGAAGCACACCATTATTTATTTACAAAAAGTTCTCTAATTCAGATTGCAGGAAGAGTTGGTAGATCCATTGAAAGACCGACAGGAAAGCTAAATTTTTATCATAATGGTAAAACGCTAGCTTTAGTAAATGCAATAAAAGATATTAAACAAATGAATAGAAAAGGCGAGCAGATATGA
- a CDS encoding ComF family protein — protein sequence MKCILCQEYCIQPLNIMDYLLIRKEQAICCQKCKNNFERVNPNFSCVRCQKKGKEKICSDCKKWEEKGFIINHKALYYYNESMKDYFKKYKFNGDYLLKTVFVNDLKKAIKPFSNYQIITVPISQLTFEKRQFNQMQVILEECNIPFLIPFIKVEGNVQSKKTKIERLNNKNSYRLQNEMKNKITKNILIIDDIYTTGATIVALIKI from the coding sequence ATGAAGTGTATTTTATGTCAAGAATACTGTATACAACCACTAAATATAATGGATTATCTATTAATAAGGAAAGAACAAGCAATATGTTGCCAAAAATGTAAAAACAATTTTGAAAGAGTCAATCCCAATTTTAGCTGTGTTAGGTGTCAGAAAAAAGGAAAGGAAAAGATTTGTTCAGATTGCAAAAAATGGGAAGAAAAAGGATTTATAATCAATCATAAAGCTTTATATTATTATAACGAATCTATGAAAGACTATTTTAAAAAATACAAATTTAATGGAGATTACCTCTTAAAAACTGTTTTTGTAAATGATCTTAAAAAAGCAATAAAGCCGTTTAGTAATTATCAAATAATAACAGTTCCCATTAGTCAATTAACTTTTGAAAAAAGACAATTTAATCAAATGCAAGTTATCCTTGAAGAATGTAATATTCCATTTCTCATTCCATTTATAAAAGTTGAAGGTAACGTACAATCCAAAAAAACTAAAATTGAACGTTTAAATAATAAAAATAGCTATAGACTTCAAAATGAAATGAAAAATAAAATAACAAAAAATATTTTAATTATCGATGATATCTATACCACTGGTGCAACTATAGTGGCATTGATAAAAATTTAA
- the hpf gene encoding ribosome hibernation-promoting factor, HPF/YfiA family — protein MIKFNIRGENIEVTDAIRDYVESKLTKIEKYFNNDQEIDARVNLKIYREKTAKVEVTIPLGSVTLRAEDVSQDMYGSIDLVVDKIERQIRKNKTKIAKKHREKIPTGHVFNEEFEDEAEDDIPEIKVVRTKNITLKPMDVEEARLQMELLGHDFFIYTDSDDNTTNILYRREDGDLGLIEAK, from the coding sequence ATGATTAAATTCAATATTCGTGGAGAAAATATCGAAGTTACAGACGCAATTCGCGATTATGTAGAATCAAAGCTTACTAAAATTGAAAAGTATTTTAATAACGATCAAGAAATTGACGCTCGAGTTAATCTAAAAATTTACCGTGAAAAAACTGCTAAAGTTGAAGTGACTATACCGCTTGGTTCAGTTACTCTAAGAGCAGAAGATGTTTCACAAGACATGTACGGTTCTATTGATCTTGTTGTTGATAAGATTGAAAGACAAATTCGAAAAAATAAAACAAAAATAGCAAAAAAACATAGAGAAAAAATTCCGACAGGTCATGTTTTTAATGAAGAATTTGAAGATGAAGCAGAAGATGATATTCCTGAAATTAAAGTTGTAAGAACTAAAAACATTACTCTGAAACCTATGGATGTTGAAGAGGCACGTTTGCAGATGGAATTATTGGGACATGATTTCTTTATTTATACTGATTCAGATGATAATACTACCAATATCTTGTATAGACGTGAAGATGGAGATCTAGGACTCATTGAAGCTAAATAG
- a CDS encoding DUF960 family protein, with amino-acid sequence MSIENTKERYASFAVATLLPYQIIDLFWEIIDNNLKHVFPLPQVLTFLIVNKKDKVSLQYIDLKKDFVIEFDYNYDFNPQFPKQIKVLDNKGKETILLPEEIE; translated from the coding sequence ATGTCAATTGAAAATACTAAAGAAAGATATGCCAGTTTTGCAGTTGCAACTCTATTACCATATCAAATCATAGATCTATTCTGGGAAATTATAGATAATAACTTAAAGCATGTTTTTCCTTTACCTCAGGTACTAACATTCTTAATCGTAAATAAAAAAGATAAGGTTTCTCTACAATATATTGATTTGAAAAAAGATTTTGTGATAGAATTTGACTATAATTACGATTTTAATCCACAATTCCCTAAACAAATAAAAGTTTTGGATAATAAAGGTAAGGAAACAATTCTTTTACCTGAAGAAATTGAATAA